In Rhodothermales bacterium, the genomic window TCCATGTCGCCGTCGCCATCCAGGTCACCTATTGCTGCCCCGGTCGGCCACTCGGGCATGTCGATACCTGGCCCCTCCAGAAACCCGTTGGGAGCGATCGAAAGCCCCGTTCGAGATCCGAAAAGTGAGTACGTGCGCTCACGACCCCACCCAAAAAGGTCCGCAATCCCGTCCTGATTGAGATCCGCCGGTACTTTCTCCCATGGACTCGGGGTGATTGTGCGGAGGAACGATCCGCGCGGCTCCCAACCGCTTGCGAACTGCTGCCGAATCGAGGCGCCGGGACTCTGCACGAGTTCGGAGACCCCATCGCCGTCAACATCAAGCGCGTGCAGTGGCAGCAAGTGGTCTGCCTTGTAGAGCGTATCCACGCGCAGCCCGGCCTGACTCGTACTCAGTGTCATGATGTAGCCCTCACGGGCCGGGTCGGCCATGATCAGCTCATCCAAGCCATCTCCGTCAAGGTCAAGCGCGTCAAAAAACTCCTGCGCAACCAGGGGCGTCGCGTGTATCTCCCCGCGAACCTGCTGGCCGGGTGCGGTCAGGAGCTCCAGCGCGGGGCCCCTGTCCCACATGAACAGCGGAATCGGGGTAGTGCCCGCTTCTACCAAAGAGAACGGCGTGTCGGTGGAGCGGAGTACGCTCCGAAGCCTGTCCGCAATGATGGCGGCCTCCCCCGATTCCGGCTGAACGATCCATCGACCGGCCCTGTTGGTGATGATCAGGTCCGGTCTGCCGTCCTGTGTGATTTCGACGATGCGCAGCTCGTCGGTGACCAGACCCGGATCCGCTGCAAACAGCGTCCACTCCGAAATGAGCGAGAACTCCAGGGGGCCCACCCGCACTGGAGCCTGAAACCGGAATTCCAGCGGATGAGGCTGGGCCTCTGCACCGTGCAGGGCGTACGAGGCAATCGCCACCCGGACGCGCTCTCCCGCCGAAAACGGCTCTGCGGGACTTAGAACCAGCGTCTCGCCGTCAATTCCGGCATCGAACGCACGGTACCCCGAGTGCCAGCCGATCATGCGGATCCTGTCAGCGGCCACCGAATCCAGCACGGCGTTGAATGTCAGCCGAACTTCTGAGAAGGCCGTGCCGAGCGGGCCAGGCTCGGTGTGGACGAGGCGCATCTGCGCAGCGGCGGGAGCCACGGGAGCGGCCACCATGACGAGCACGAACGATACCAGCGTTCTCATGGCGCCAAAAGTACACCCGCGTCGGCCAGTTTGGCGGCCGTGCCGGTCTGTTCTGTACGACTGGGCGTGTAGACTGGAGCTACGCTTCGTTCTCCAGAAACCAGCGGTACGTGCGCTCCACGCCCTCGCGAAGCCCCACCCGCGCCTTCCAGCCCAACGCGTGCAGGCGACCGACATGCACGAGCTTGCGCGGCGTGCCGTCCGGCTTCGTGAGATCGTGCTCGATCTCGCCCTCGTAGCCCACCACGTCCGCAATCAGCGAAGCCAGCTCGCGGATCTCGATGTCGTCGCCGACACCGATGTTCAGCAATCCGCCCGGCGCTGCGGCGTGCAACTCCTCTTCCGGCGTGCGCAACACGTGCAGCACGGCAGAGGCCACATCATCCACATAGAGAAACTCCCGGCGTGGCGTGCCGGTGCCCCAGAGCACCACCGGCCCACCGGTCTCGCGAGCTTCGTGGAACTTGCGGATCAGGGCCGGCAGCACGTGGCTGGTCTTGAGGTCGAAATTGTCGCCGGGGCCGTACAGGTTCGTCGGCATCAGACTGACGAAATCTGCACCGTGCTGCTTGCGCAGGGCCTCGCAGTACTTGACACCGGCAATCTTGGCGATGGCGTACCACTCGTTCGTGGGCTCGAGCGGCGCCGTCAGCAGGTACTCCTCCTTCAGCGGCTGCGGCGCCATCTTCGGGTAAATGCAGGTCGAGCCGAGGAAGACCAGCCTTTTGACACCGGACTCGAAGGCACTTCGAATGACGTTGGTCTGGATCGCCAGATTGTCGTACAGGAAGTCCGCCGGGTAGGTGTCGTTGGCCAGGATGCCGCCGACCTTCGCGGCGGCGACCACCACGTATTCCGGCATCTCGGCCTCA contains:
- a CDS encoding GDP-L-fucose synthase; this translates as MNLTDKGSRIYVAGHRGLVGGAVQRALEAEGFSEVIARTSAELDLRQSDAVQRFFEAEMPEYVVVAAAKVGGILANDTYPADFLYDNLAIQTNVIRSAFESGVKRLVFLGSTCIYPKMAPQPLKEEYLLTAPLEPTNEWYAIAKIAGVKYCEALRKQHGADFVSLMPTNLYGPGDNFDLKTSHVLPALIRKFHEARETGGPVVLWGTGTPRREFLYVDDVASAVLHVLRTPEEELHAAAPGGLLNIGVGDDIEIRELASLIADVVGYEGEIEHDLTKPDGTPRKLVHVGRLHALGWKARVGLREGVERTYRWFLENEA
- a CDS encoding T9SS type A sorting domain-containing protein, with amino-acid sequence MRTLVSFVLVMVAAPVAPAAAQMRLVHTEPGPLGTAFSEVRLTFNAVLDSVAADRIRMIGWHSGYRAFDAGIDGETLVLSPAEPFSAGERVRVAIASYALHGAEAQPHPLEFRFQAPVRVGPLEFSLISEWTLFAADPGLVTDELRIVEITQDGRPDLIITNRAGRWIVQPESGEAAIIADRLRSVLRSTDTPFSLVEAGTTPIPLFMWDRGPALELLTAPGQQVRGEIHATPLVAQEFFDALDLDGDGLDELIMADPAREGYIMTLSTSQAGLRVDTLYKADHLLPLHALDVDGDGVSELVQSPGASIRQQFASGWEPRGSFLRTITPSPWEKVPADLNQDGIADLFGWGRERTYSLFGSRTGLSIAPNGFLEGPGIDMPEWPTGAAIGDLDGDGDMDAVLSMYRLGHIWVLENDGSGGWTVAQVLQMPSPGRRMDMDLADVNGDGRLNLVVSIWKRLYIYGTADATAVASAELPAEEMLAAWPNPFVNKLTVDAVSSVDVYDLLGRRVASFQPPSWDGTLLSGARAPAGLYVLKSNGQSRVVVKR